CCGTGAAAGTAGGTGCTAACATAGTTAATGATGTCTCAGGGGGCGATTTAGATGAACGAATGTTTCAGGTAGTAGCAGACTTGAGAGTACCTTATATCCTTATGCATATGCGTGGAACTCCTAAAACGATGAGCAGCTTAACATCATACAGTAACATTACGCTAGATGTTATAAAAGAATTACAATTAAAGGTTGAAAAACTGAAGAAGGCGGGTGTTTATGATATAATTGTAGATCCTGGTTTTGGTTTTGCAAAAACTTTGGAGCAGAATTATGAATTATTAGGGCATTTAGAATTCCTGCAAATTTTGGAATTGCCAATATTAGTTGGTCTCTCCAGAAAAAGGATGGTATGGAAAAAACTGGGTATTTCTCCTAAAGATTCACTGAATGGTACCACGGCGTTGAATGGGAAAGCCTTATTTAAAGGTACATCTATTCTTAGGGTTCACGATGTAAAACAGGCTGTAGAGCTTAGGAAAGTGTATTTTTTTTAGGCAAGGTCTTTGCTTCTGTAAGCCGTAAAATAATTTTCTTGATTTTTAGTATTAAAACCTTTCACCACATCACATAAAACCTATATCTTTACCCTATCCATAAAAATAAAAAAGCTCTTAAATGAAAAATTATACTTACGTGTTAGCCAAGAAAATGATTCTGGCTTTTCTGGTGGTCTTTGCTTGGTCTGGCTCAAGCTTGATGGCTGTCGCTCAGGCACCTTCTGTACCACCAACTGGTGTTCACTTTGATTTAAGTGGTAACGGTTTGGATGGCAAAGTGCTCTGGACAATGAGTCCAGTGACAGGTTCCAACGAATTTATAGTGGAACAAAGTACTGACAATGGTGCTACATGGGGAGTAATTGGTGGAGCTGTGCCTTATACAGGTGCAGAAGACTATCAACTTGCTATAACAGGATTAACAAATGGTACCACTTATATTTGGAGAGTGAAAATTCAATCTGACGATGGAGGACTAACGCTATCTTCTCCTGTTTCTACAGATAACACTGCTTTTACTTATAACTCAATAACTGGTTCGGCCACGGTTACGGAACTAAATAAAACCTCAACAGCTATCACCATTAATTTGGTTGATGGTGTTACAGGAGAAGCAGGTTATAAGCTTTATGTTAAGAAGAGTGGTGCGGCCACTTACGGGGCACCTTATAAGACTTTTACAATGTCTTCTTCTGAGCAGGCTGTAACTATTTTCGGTTTAGACCCAAATACATTTTATAATATATATGCACAGGCTTATCAAGGAACTAGTGGGAAAGTAAGTAATACTATAAGCGTTAAAACAAATAGAGCTTTACCTCCAAAACCAGCTACTTTAACTTATAGAGACTTATGTCCAGAAAAAGTTACTATAGATTTTACTTTTGATGATATTAGTCAATTTGACGAACTAGAGTTAAAAATGAATGGTGCAGTTGTAAGAGTTGGTCAGGCAGATACCAAATCATTTACAATGACAGGTCTAAACCCTGGAACGGATTATAATTTTGTAGTTTTAACTAGAAACGAAACAGGTATTGCTAATTCAAATACACTTTCTGTTCGTACTCCTGCTTACTTGGCTCCAGATGGTCCTTCGAACATCACGGATCCTTATGATATCACTACTAATTCGATGACTATTTCATGGACGAATGGTCAAGAAGATTTAGTT
This sequence is a window from Arcticibacterium luteifluviistationis. Protein-coding genes within it:
- the folP gene encoding dihydropteroate synthase; translation: MKKWINIGGKLINFEKPKIMGILNATPDSFYEESRVSNQNALEKKIALMITDGVDILDVGGYSTRPGAASVETEEEVNRIVPVIEFIKSRWPDIMISIDTFRAVVAEEAVKVGANIVNDVSGGDLDERMFQVVADLRVPYILMHMRGTPKTMSSLTSYSNITLDVIKELQLKVEKLKKAGVYDIIVDPGFGFAKTLEQNYELLGHLEFLQILELPILVGLSRKRMVWKKLGISPKDSLNGTTALNGKALFKGTSILRVHDVKQAVELRKVYFF
- a CDS encoding T9SS type A sorting domain-containing protein, whose product is MKNYTYVLAKKMILAFLVVFAWSGSSLMAVAQAPSVPPTGVHFDLSGNGLDGKVLWTMSPVTGSNEFIVEQSTDNGATWGVIGGAVPYTGAEDYQLAITGLTNGTTYIWRVKIQSDDGGLTLSSPVSTDNTAFTYNSITGSATVTELNKTSTAITINLVDGVTGEAGYKLYVKKSGAATYGAPYKTFTMSSSEQAVTIFGLDPNTFYNIYAQAYQGTSGKVSNTISVKTNRALPPKPATLTYRDLCPEKVTIDFTFDDISQFDELELKMNGAVVRVGQADTKSFTMTGLNPGTDYNFVVLTRNETGIANSNTLSVRTPAYLAPDGPSNITDPYDITTNSMTISWTNGQEDLVCLNKIRNEINFFVHIVNRDGTEEDRTYFTFPGETSFTIPDLQMKATVTTTLSSYNTTHNLRGFGERQVTGVTLGPPITPVDLGATPQTNHLGDEEILVTWNEYADDEDGSIVELKVGDGDYKVIGTIKANIAIFTYKPVQEGVTYTFRVKAFNQYGDSNYSEEATATPDYSTEPNAPYNLNAMLNGTTAVLTWLDDANNESGFEVQKSSDAGVTWEKIGEVGRNVNTFSDDAIVSGTTYWYGVKSMNSVGSSDLVTTKFTFGDAGTVGVINVYPNPTVDFLNLRMDNTKAATVSVINQSNRRVLSKTVDFENGEVSLDVSNFTPGAYQVVIIAGDKKVSRKIYKY